A single Cyclopterus lumpus isolate fCycLum1 chromosome 1, fCycLum1.pri, whole genome shotgun sequence DNA region contains:
- the ube2kb gene encoding ubiquitin-conjugating enzyme E2Kb (UBC1 homolog, yeast), translated as MANIAVQRIKREFKEVLKSEETSKNQIKVDLVDENFTELRGEIAGPPDTPYEGGRFQLEIKIPETYPFNPPKVRFISKIWHPNISSVTGAICLDILKDQWAAAMTLRTVLLSLQALLAAAEPDDPQDAVVANQYKQNPEMFKQTARLWSHVYAGAPVSSADYNRKIDKLCSMGFDKNAVIAALSSKSWDVETATELLLSN; from the exons ATGGCTAACATCGCGGTCCAAAGGATCAAGCGGGAGTTCAAAGAAGTTCTCAAAAGCGAAGAG ACGAGTAAAAACCAGATCAAAGTAGATTTGGTGGATGAGAACTTCACGGAGCTGAGGGGGGAGATTGCGGGTCCTCCCGATACACCGTATGAAG GTGGCAGATTTCAGCTTGAAATAAAAATCCCAGAAACCTATCCTTTTAACCCTCCAAAG gtACGGTTCATCAGTAAGATCTGGCACCCTAATATCAGTTCTGTGACGGGAGCAATATGTctggacattttaaaagacCAGTG GGCCGCTGCCATGACCCTGCGGACGGTGCTGTTGTCTCTACAGGCTTTGCTCGCCGCGGCAGAACCAGATGATCCACAGGACGCCGTAGTGGCTAACCAG TACAAGCAGAACCCGGAGATGTTCAAACAGACTGCGAGGCTGTGGTCTCATGTCTATGCAGGCGCTCCCGTCTCCAGTGCCGACTACAACCGCAAAATAGACAAACTCTGTTCGATGGGCTTTGATAAG AATGCAGTAATAGCAGCCTTGTCTTCAAAATCCTGGGATGTGGAAACGGCAACAGAGCTGCTCCTCAGCAACTGA
- the pds5a gene encoding sister chromatid cohesion protein PDS5 homolog A isoform X1 — protein MEFPQQQKPAGDGKIIYPPGVKEITDKISNDEMVKRLKMVVKTYMDMDQDSEEEKQQYLGLALHLASEFFLRNPNKDVRLLVACCLADIFRIYAPEAPYTSHDKLKDIFLFITRQLKGLEDTKSPQFNRYFYLLENLAWVKSYNICFELEDCNEIFIQLFKTLFSVINNSHNQKVQMHMIDLMSSIIMEGDGVTQELLDTILINLIPAHKNLNKQAYDLAKTLLKRTVQTIETCIANFFNQVLVMGKSSVSDLSEHVFDLIQELFAIDPMLLTSVMPQLEFKLKSNDGEERLAVVRLLAKLFGAKDSELASQNRPLWQCFLGRFNDIHVPVRLECVKFASHCLMNHPDLAKDLTEYLKVRSHDPEEAIRHDVIVTIINAGKKDLNLVNDQLLGFVRERTLDKRWRVRKEAMMGLAQLFKKYCLHHEAGKESALKISWIKDKLLHIYYQNSIDDKLLVEKIFAQYMVPHSLDTEEKMKCLYYLYACLDTNAVKALNEMWKCQNMLRSLVKELLDLHKLPVSEPNNTAMFGKLMSIAKNLPDAGKAQDFMKKFNQVLGEDEKLRVQLEMLISPTCSCKQAEICVREITRKLTFPKQPTNPFLEMVKFLLERIAPVHIDSEAISALVKLLNKSIEGTADDDEEGVTPDAAIRSGLELLKVLSFTHPTAFHSAETYESLLQCLKMEDEKVAEAAIQIFRNTGQKIETELQQIRSTLIPVLHQKAKRGTPHQAKQAVHCIHAIFNNKEVQLAQIFEPLSRSLNADVPEQLITPLVSLGHISMLAPDQFASPMKSIVANFIVKDLLMNDRSVGNKNGKLWTTDEEVSPEVLAKVQAIKLLVRWLLGMKNNQSKSANSTLRLLSAMLVSEGDLTEQKKISKSDMSRLRLAAGGAIMKLAQEPCYHDIITPEQFQLCGLVINDECYQVRQIFAQKLHLALVKLMLPLEYLAVFALCAKDPVKERRAHARQCLLKNISVRREFIKQNPLAQEKLVSLLPEYVVPYMIHLLAHDPDFTKPHEYEQLKDIKECLWFMLEVLMTKNENNSHAFLRKMVENIKQSKDAQCPDDAKANEKLYIVCDVALFVIANKSTACHLDSPKDPVLPSKFFILQDKDFKNDKEYLSTDMRQMLLSGKPKPAPVLGAVNKPLTVPGRRIFTKTTSDTASSTNSSLLSSSAINKNSNSIAATESSESRAQENNENPVIKNEEGSKDEATQNVTPDDETEVSPVKRRGRPAKTAAAAPAEKEGAPPPTGAGKGRKRAADPNSNSNLSAESINIKMSKQQQQNDEGTKRQIDLQRWLYLSDGKEGKLEPGEETGSAVGTGALLLGSEGETEIELESSPEGPLCGRKDVERRTLTRGQSSRAAWSDACSQGDTKSARKGAPPGRQGEPNSGLAVSWFSPGVSVNAVHPAAGLYRTVSIGGRRLNYNVLLPFMDGIKLQIGWEI, from the exons ATGGAGTTCCCGCAACAGCAGAAACCGGCGGGGGACGGAAAGATCATTTATCCTCCCGGAGTGAAGGAGATTACGGACAAAATCAGCAACGATGAAATGGTCAAACGGTTGAAG ATGGTGGTGAAGACCTACATGGACATGGACCAAGACTCCGAGGAAGAGAAGCAGCAGTATCTCGGCCTTGCGCTCCACCTCGCCTCAGAGTTCTTCCTCAGGAACCCCAACAAAGACGTCAGGCTACTGGTGGCCTGCTGCCTGGCGGATATCTTTAGGATCTATGCCCCCGAGGCCCCCTACACCTCCCACGACAAACTCAAG GACATCTTCCTGTTCATCACCAGACAGCTCAAGGGACTAGAAGACACTAAGAGCCCTCAGTTCAACAGATACTTCTACCTGCTGGAG AATCTGGCGTGGGTGAAGTCGTACAACATATGCTTCGAGCTGGAGGACTGTAACGAGATCTTCATCCAGCTTTTCAAAACGCTCTTCTCCGTCATCAA tAACAGCCATAATCAGAAGGTGCAGATGCACATGATAGACCTGATGAGCTCCATCATCATGGAGGGTGACGGAGTCACGCAGGAGCTGCTGGACACCATCCTCATCAACCTCATCCCCGCACACAAG AATCTCAACAAGCAAGCGTATGATCTAGCCAAGACTCTGCTGAAGAGGACCGTCCAGACCATCGAGACGTGCATCGCAAAC ttCTTCAATCAGGTTTTAGTGATGGGCAAGTCATCGGTCAGCGACCTGTCGGAGCACGTCTTTGACCTCATCCAGGAACTGTTTGCCATCGACCCCATGCTGCTTACCTCTGTCATGCCACAGTTGGAATTCAAACTCAAG aGCAACGATGGCGAGGAGCGTCTGGCTGTTGTTCGGTTGCTAGCGAAGTTGTTTGGGGCCAAAGACTCAGAGCTAGCGTCGCAGAACAGACCGCTGTGGCAGTGCTTCTTAGGACG GTTCAATGACATCCATGTTCCCGTCCGGCTAGAGTGTGTTAAGTTTGCCAGCCACTGCCTCATGAACCACCCAGACCTGGCCAAAGACCTGacgg AGTATTTGAAGGTGCGTTCGCACGACCCAGAGGAAGCCATCCGCCACGATGTCATTGTCACCATCATCAACGCGGGGAAGAAGGACCTCAACCTGGTCAATGACCAGCTGTTGGGCTTTGTACGAGAGAGGACCTTAGACAAGAGG TGGCGTGTGCGTAAGGAAGCCATGATGGGCCTCGCCCAGCTTTTTAAGAAGTACTGTCTGCACCACGAGGCCGGGAAGGAGTCCGCCCTGAAGATCAGCTGGATCAAAGACAAACTGCTGCACATCTACTATCAGAACAGCATTGACGACAA GTTATTAGTCGAAAAGATCTTCGCTCAGTACATGGTCCCTCACAGTCTTGACacggaggagaagatgaagtgtCTGTACTACCTGTATGCCTGCCTGGACACAAATGCTGTCAA GGCCCTGAATGAGATGTGGAAGTGTCAGAACATGCTCAGAAGCCTTGTCAAAGAACTGCTTGACCTCCACAAGCTGCCAGTG TCCGAGCCCAATAACACGGCCATGTTCGGGAAGCTGATGAGTATAGCCA AGAATCTGCCAGACGCTGGAAAAGCCCAGGACTTCATGAAGAAGTTCAATCAGGTTCTGGGCGAAGACGAGAAGCTCCGAGTCCAGCTGGAGATGCTCATCAGCCCGACATGCTCCTGCAAACAGGCGGAGATCTGTGTG AGGGAGATCACCCGGAAGTTGACGTTCCCCAAACAGCCCACCAACCCATTCCTGGAGATGGTCAAGTTCCTGCTGGAGCGCATCGCCCCCGTCCACATCGACTCTGAGGCCATCAG TGCTCTGGTGAAGCTGCTGAACAAGTCCATTGAGGGAACAgcggacgacgacgaggagggcGTTACCCCTGATGCAGCCATCCGCTCCGGCCTGGAGCTCCTCAAG GTCTTATCGTTCACGCACCCCACAGCGTTCCACTCCGCAGAAACCTACGAGTCTCTGCTGCAGTGTTTGAAGATGGAGGACGAGAAAGTGGCGGAGGCAGCCATCCAGATATTCAGAAACACGGGGCAGAAGATCGAGACAGAGCTCCAACAGATCCGATC GACTCTGATTCCTGTCCTGCATCAGAAAGCCAAGCGGGGAACGCCTCACCAGGCCAAGCAGGCCGTCCACTGCATCCACGCTATCTTCAACAACAAGGAAGTGCAGCTGGCACAGATCTTTGAG CCTCTGTCACGTAGTCTGAACGCAGACGTCCCGGAGCAGCTCATCACTCCCCTTGTGTCCCTGGGCCACATCTCCATGCTGGCCCCAGATCAGTTCGCTTCGCCAATGAAGTCCATCGTGGCCAACTTCATTGTCAAGGACTTGCTCATGAATGACCGG TCGGTGGGAAACAAGAATGGGAAGCTGTGGACCACTGATGAGGAAGTTTCACCTGAGGTCCTAGCTAAG GTGCAGGCCATCAAGCTGCTCGTGCGCTGGTTACTAGGAATGAAGAACAACCAGTCAAAGTCGGCGAACTCCACCCTGCGCCTGCTGTCAGCCATGCTGGTCAGCGAGGGCGACCTCACAGAGCAGAAGAAGATCAG CAAGTCGGACATGTCCCGTCTGAGGCTGGCTGCAGGTGGAGCCATCATGAAGTTGGCTCAGGAGCCCTGTtaccatgacatcatcacaccCGAACAGTTTCAGCTCTGCGGCCTCGTTATCAAC GACGAGTGCTACCAGGTTCGTCAGATCTTCGCTCAGAAGTTGCACCTGGCTCTCGTCAAACTGATGCTGCCCCTGGAATATCTCGCCGTCTTCGCCCTGTGCGCCAAAGACCCGGTGAAGGAGCGCCGCGCACACGCCCGACAGTGCCTCCTCAAAAACATCTCCGTCCGGAGGGAGTTCATCAAACAAAACCCACTCGCTCAGG AAAAactcgtctccctcctccccgAGTATGTCGTTCCCTATATGATCCACTTGCTGGCCCACGACCCAGACTTCACAAAACCACATGAATATGAACAGCTCAAAGACATTAAAGA GTGTCTGTGGTTCATGCTGGAAGTGCTGATGACCAAGAATGAGAATAACAGTCATGCTTTTCTAAGGAAGATGGTAGAGAACATCAAACAGTCCAAGGATGCACAGTGTCCCGATGATGCAAAAGCCAATGAG AAGCTGTATATTGTCTGTGATGTCGCTCTCTTCGTTATCGCCAACAAGAGCACGGCGTGTCACCTGGACTCTCCGAAAGACCCCGTCCTACCCTCCAAGTTCTTCATCCTACAGGACAag GACTTCAAAAACGATAAAGAGTATCTATCGACAGATATGAGACAAATGTTGCTCTCTGGAAAG CCTAAACCAGCCCCAGTGTTGGGAGCTGTGAACAAGCCTCTGACGGTACCAGGGAGGAGGATCTTCACCAAGACCACCTCAGACACGGCCAGTAGCACCAACTCCTCCCTATTGAGCTCCTCGGCTATCAACAAGAACAG TAACAGCATCGCCGCCACGGAGTCATCCGAGAGCCGAGCACAGGAAAACAACGAGAACCCAGTCATCAAGAACGAAGAAGGGAGTAAG GACGAGGCAACTCAGAACGTGACCCCCGACGACGAGACGGAGGTGTCGCCCGTCAAGCGCCGCGGCCGTCCGGCCAAAACCGCCGCAGCTGCTCCCGCCGAAAAAGAGGGAGCGCCGCCGCCGACCGGCGCGGGCAAGGGCAGGAAGAGGGCGGCCGACCCCAACTCCAACTCCAACCTGTCAGCAGAGTCAATCAACATCAAGATGTcgaaacagcagcagcagaacgaCGAAGGGACGAAGAGACAGATTGACTTGCAGAG gtGGCTGTATTTGAGCGATGGGAAAGAGGGAAAGTTGGAGCCTGGAGAAGAGACAGGGAGTGCTGTAGGGACAGGGGCCCTTCTCCTGGGCAGCGAGGGAGAGACTGAGATAGAGCTGGAGTCCAGCCCAGAGGGCCCTCTCTGTGGCAGGAAGGACGTGGAGAGACGCACCCTCACACGGGGCCAGAGCAGCCGTGCAGCCTGGTCCGACGCATGTAGCCAGGGAGATACCAAATCTGCAAGGAAGGGAGCTCCTCCTGGAAGGCAGGGAGAGCCCAACAGTGGGCTGGCAGTGAGTTGGTTTAGTCCAGGAGTATCTGTAAACGCAGTTCATCCTGCTGCCGGTCTATACAGGACTGTCTCGATCGGGGGTAGACGTCTTAATTACAATGTCCTGTTGCCTTTTATGGATGGAATTAAATTACAGATCGGTTGGGAGATTTAG
- the pds5a gene encoding sister chromatid cohesion protein PDS5 homolog A isoform X2, with the protein MEFPQQQKPAGDGKIIYPPGVKEITDKISNDEMVKRLKMVVKTYMDMDQDSEEEKQQYLGLALHLASEFFLRNPNKDVRLLVACCLADIFRIYAPEAPYTSHDKLKDIFLFITRQLKGLEDTKSPQFNRYFYLLENLAWVKSYNICFELEDCNEIFIQLFKTLFSVINNSHNQKVQMHMIDLMSSIIMEGDGVTQELLDTILINLIPAHKNLNKQAYDLAKTLLKRTVQTIETCIANFFNQVLVMGKSSVSDLSEHVFDLIQELFAIDPMLLTSVMPQLEFKLKSNDGEERLAVVRLLAKLFGAKDSELASQNRPLWQCFLGRFNDIHVPVRLECVKFASHCLMNHPDLAKDLTEYLKVRSHDPEEAIRHDVIVTIINAGKKDLNLVNDQLLGFVRERTLDKRWRVRKEAMMGLAQLFKKYCLHHEAGKESALKISWIKDKLLHIYYQNSIDDKLLVEKIFAQYMVPHSLDTEEKMKCLYYLYACLDTNAVKALNEMWKCQNMLRSLVKELLDLHKLPVSEPNNTAMFGKLMSIAKNLPDAGKAQDFMKKFNQVLGEDEKLRVQLEMLISPTCSCKQAEICVREITRKLTFPKQPTNPFLEMVKFLLERIAPVHIDSEAISALVKLLNKSIEGTADDDEEGVTPDAAIRSGLELLKVLSFTHPTAFHSAETYESLLQCLKMEDEKVAEAAIQIFRNTGQKIETELQQIRSTLIPVLHQKAKRGTPHQAKQAVHCIHAIFNNKEVQLAQIFEPLSRSLNADVPEQLITPLVSLGHISMLAPDQFASPMKSIVANFIVKDLLMNDRSVGNKNGKLWTTDEEVSPEVLAKVQAIKLLVRWLLGMKNNQSKSANSTLRLLSAMLVSEGDLTEQKKISKSDMSRLRLAAGGAIMKLAQEPCYHDIITPEQFQLCGLVINDECYQVRQIFAQKLHLALVKLMLPLEYLAVFALCAKDPVKERRAHARQCLLKNISVRREFIKQNPLAQEKLVSLLPEYVVPYMIHLLAHDPDFTKPHEYEQLKDIKECLWFMLEVLMTKNENNSHAFLRKMVENIKQSKDAQCPDDAKANEKLYIVCDVALFVIANKSTACHLDSPKDPVLPSKFFILQDKDFKNDKEYLSTDMRQMLLSGKPKPAPVLGAVNKPLTVPGRRIFTKTTSDTASSTNSSLLSSSAINKNSNSIAATESSESRAQENNENPVIKNEEGSKDEATQNVTPDDETEVSPVKRRGRPAKTAAAAPAEKEGAPPPTGAGKGRKRAADPNSNSNLSAESINIKMSKQQQQNDEGTKRQIDLQR; encoded by the exons ATGGAGTTCCCGCAACAGCAGAAACCGGCGGGGGACGGAAAGATCATTTATCCTCCCGGAGTGAAGGAGATTACGGACAAAATCAGCAACGATGAAATGGTCAAACGGTTGAAG ATGGTGGTGAAGACCTACATGGACATGGACCAAGACTCCGAGGAAGAGAAGCAGCAGTATCTCGGCCTTGCGCTCCACCTCGCCTCAGAGTTCTTCCTCAGGAACCCCAACAAAGACGTCAGGCTACTGGTGGCCTGCTGCCTGGCGGATATCTTTAGGATCTATGCCCCCGAGGCCCCCTACACCTCCCACGACAAACTCAAG GACATCTTCCTGTTCATCACCAGACAGCTCAAGGGACTAGAAGACACTAAGAGCCCTCAGTTCAACAGATACTTCTACCTGCTGGAG AATCTGGCGTGGGTGAAGTCGTACAACATATGCTTCGAGCTGGAGGACTGTAACGAGATCTTCATCCAGCTTTTCAAAACGCTCTTCTCCGTCATCAA tAACAGCCATAATCAGAAGGTGCAGATGCACATGATAGACCTGATGAGCTCCATCATCATGGAGGGTGACGGAGTCACGCAGGAGCTGCTGGACACCATCCTCATCAACCTCATCCCCGCACACAAG AATCTCAACAAGCAAGCGTATGATCTAGCCAAGACTCTGCTGAAGAGGACCGTCCAGACCATCGAGACGTGCATCGCAAAC ttCTTCAATCAGGTTTTAGTGATGGGCAAGTCATCGGTCAGCGACCTGTCGGAGCACGTCTTTGACCTCATCCAGGAACTGTTTGCCATCGACCCCATGCTGCTTACCTCTGTCATGCCACAGTTGGAATTCAAACTCAAG aGCAACGATGGCGAGGAGCGTCTGGCTGTTGTTCGGTTGCTAGCGAAGTTGTTTGGGGCCAAAGACTCAGAGCTAGCGTCGCAGAACAGACCGCTGTGGCAGTGCTTCTTAGGACG GTTCAATGACATCCATGTTCCCGTCCGGCTAGAGTGTGTTAAGTTTGCCAGCCACTGCCTCATGAACCACCCAGACCTGGCCAAAGACCTGacgg AGTATTTGAAGGTGCGTTCGCACGACCCAGAGGAAGCCATCCGCCACGATGTCATTGTCACCATCATCAACGCGGGGAAGAAGGACCTCAACCTGGTCAATGACCAGCTGTTGGGCTTTGTACGAGAGAGGACCTTAGACAAGAGG TGGCGTGTGCGTAAGGAAGCCATGATGGGCCTCGCCCAGCTTTTTAAGAAGTACTGTCTGCACCACGAGGCCGGGAAGGAGTCCGCCCTGAAGATCAGCTGGATCAAAGACAAACTGCTGCACATCTACTATCAGAACAGCATTGACGACAA GTTATTAGTCGAAAAGATCTTCGCTCAGTACATGGTCCCTCACAGTCTTGACacggaggagaagatgaagtgtCTGTACTACCTGTATGCCTGCCTGGACACAAATGCTGTCAA GGCCCTGAATGAGATGTGGAAGTGTCAGAACATGCTCAGAAGCCTTGTCAAAGAACTGCTTGACCTCCACAAGCTGCCAGTG TCCGAGCCCAATAACACGGCCATGTTCGGGAAGCTGATGAGTATAGCCA AGAATCTGCCAGACGCTGGAAAAGCCCAGGACTTCATGAAGAAGTTCAATCAGGTTCTGGGCGAAGACGAGAAGCTCCGAGTCCAGCTGGAGATGCTCATCAGCCCGACATGCTCCTGCAAACAGGCGGAGATCTGTGTG AGGGAGATCACCCGGAAGTTGACGTTCCCCAAACAGCCCACCAACCCATTCCTGGAGATGGTCAAGTTCCTGCTGGAGCGCATCGCCCCCGTCCACATCGACTCTGAGGCCATCAG TGCTCTGGTGAAGCTGCTGAACAAGTCCATTGAGGGAACAgcggacgacgacgaggagggcGTTACCCCTGATGCAGCCATCCGCTCCGGCCTGGAGCTCCTCAAG GTCTTATCGTTCACGCACCCCACAGCGTTCCACTCCGCAGAAACCTACGAGTCTCTGCTGCAGTGTTTGAAGATGGAGGACGAGAAAGTGGCGGAGGCAGCCATCCAGATATTCAGAAACACGGGGCAGAAGATCGAGACAGAGCTCCAACAGATCCGATC GACTCTGATTCCTGTCCTGCATCAGAAAGCCAAGCGGGGAACGCCTCACCAGGCCAAGCAGGCCGTCCACTGCATCCACGCTATCTTCAACAACAAGGAAGTGCAGCTGGCACAGATCTTTGAG CCTCTGTCACGTAGTCTGAACGCAGACGTCCCGGAGCAGCTCATCACTCCCCTTGTGTCCCTGGGCCACATCTCCATGCTGGCCCCAGATCAGTTCGCTTCGCCAATGAAGTCCATCGTGGCCAACTTCATTGTCAAGGACTTGCTCATGAATGACCGG TCGGTGGGAAACAAGAATGGGAAGCTGTGGACCACTGATGAGGAAGTTTCACCTGAGGTCCTAGCTAAG GTGCAGGCCATCAAGCTGCTCGTGCGCTGGTTACTAGGAATGAAGAACAACCAGTCAAAGTCGGCGAACTCCACCCTGCGCCTGCTGTCAGCCATGCTGGTCAGCGAGGGCGACCTCACAGAGCAGAAGAAGATCAG CAAGTCGGACATGTCCCGTCTGAGGCTGGCTGCAGGTGGAGCCATCATGAAGTTGGCTCAGGAGCCCTGTtaccatgacatcatcacaccCGAACAGTTTCAGCTCTGCGGCCTCGTTATCAAC GACGAGTGCTACCAGGTTCGTCAGATCTTCGCTCAGAAGTTGCACCTGGCTCTCGTCAAACTGATGCTGCCCCTGGAATATCTCGCCGTCTTCGCCCTGTGCGCCAAAGACCCGGTGAAGGAGCGCCGCGCACACGCCCGACAGTGCCTCCTCAAAAACATCTCCGTCCGGAGGGAGTTCATCAAACAAAACCCACTCGCTCAGG AAAAactcgtctccctcctccccgAGTATGTCGTTCCCTATATGATCCACTTGCTGGCCCACGACCCAGACTTCACAAAACCACATGAATATGAACAGCTCAAAGACATTAAAGA GTGTCTGTGGTTCATGCTGGAAGTGCTGATGACCAAGAATGAGAATAACAGTCATGCTTTTCTAAGGAAGATGGTAGAGAACATCAAACAGTCCAAGGATGCACAGTGTCCCGATGATGCAAAAGCCAATGAG AAGCTGTATATTGTCTGTGATGTCGCTCTCTTCGTTATCGCCAACAAGAGCACGGCGTGTCACCTGGACTCTCCGAAAGACCCCGTCCTACCCTCCAAGTTCTTCATCCTACAGGACAag GACTTCAAAAACGATAAAGAGTATCTATCGACAGATATGAGACAAATGTTGCTCTCTGGAAAG CCTAAACCAGCCCCAGTGTTGGGAGCTGTGAACAAGCCTCTGACGGTACCAGGGAGGAGGATCTTCACCAAGACCACCTCAGACACGGCCAGTAGCACCAACTCCTCCCTATTGAGCTCCTCGGCTATCAACAAGAACAG TAACAGCATCGCCGCCACGGAGTCATCCGAGAGCCGAGCACAGGAAAACAACGAGAACCCAGTCATCAAGAACGAAGAAGGGAGTAAG GACGAGGCAACTCAGAACGTGACCCCCGACGACGAGACGGAGGTGTCGCCCGTCAAGCGCCGCGGCCGTCCGGCCAAAACCGCCGCAGCTGCTCCCGCCGAAAAAGAGGGAGCGCCGCCGCCGACCGGCGCGGGCAAGGGCAGGAAGAGGGCGGCCGACCCCAACTCCAACTCCAACCTGTCAGCAGAGTCAATCAACATCAAGATGTcgaaacagcagcagcagaacgaCGAAGGGACGAAGAGACAGATTGACTTGCAGAG GTAA